One window of the Wolbachia endosymbiont of Encarsia formosa genome contains the following:
- a CDS encoding protein-disulfide reductase DsbD domain-containing protein, translating to MKIRIYSILLLLFSCTQLCAEEEVAKFDLLIGKVNKANLTIEGAIKVTIKPGWHIYYKDPGDFGLPTSFDCQGNISNIDIHWPTPKEHEDKVREVTFVSNIYEDMVLFPFKTNIIPNQEYVDINFHIKYAICKDRCIPKNAEIKTSQPLKDFMDYDINKLINEWYEK from the coding sequence ATGAAAATACGTATATACTCAATCCTACTTTTACTTTTTTCTTGCACTCAATTGTGCGCTGAAGAAGAAGTTGCAAAATTTGATCTGCTCATTGGTAAGGTAAATAAAGCAAACCTTACCATTGAAGGCGCAATAAAGGTTACAATAAAACCAGGTTGGCATATATATTACAAAGATCCTGGAGATTTCGGCCTTCCTACTTCCTTTGACTGTCAGGGTAACATATCAAATATAGATATTCATTGGCCTACTCCCAAGGAACATGAAGATAAAGTTAGGGAAGTTACATTTGTTAGTAACATATATGAAGATATGGTGTTATTTCCCTTTAAAACTAATATCATTCCAAATCAGGAATACGTTGATATTAACTTTCATATAAAGTACGCAATATGTAAAGATAGGTGTATCCCTAAAAATGCCGAGATAAAAACCAGTCAACCACTAAAGGATTTTATGGATTACGATATCAATAAACTCATCAATGAATGGTATGAAAAATAG
- a CDS encoding folate-binding protein: MGYIPLANRSVISLYGPDTRDFLQGIITNDINKLSSQQAIYSLLLNPQGKYMYDFFLIEYGGYIFLECENVHLQQIIEKLDLLKTYLRVKIKDISALYKVGVLFDAKLAECSSKSQVIFQDPRHKLLGMRIIHKDEIKEPVGDFIQYEKVRITNLVPDGAKDMVQNSSFPLQYLIDKINGISFNKGCYIGQEVVNRMSRQEKFRRKLYLVEGKNALPNIGTKVINEHNEEVGELRSSVDNIGLVLLNTGKSHANLYVGGVSIKTL; the protein is encoded by the coding sequence ATGGGTTACATACCGCTAGCAAACCGTAGTGTAATATCTTTATACGGACCAGATACGAGAGATTTTCTTCAGGGTATTATAACAAATGACATTAATAAACTAAGTAGCCAGCAGGCAATTTACTCTTTATTACTCAACCCTCAAGGAAAATATATGTACGATTTTTTTCTCATTGAATATGGTGGATATATTTTCTTAGAGTGCGAAAATGTGCACTTACAGCAAATTATCGAGAAACTAGATTTACTTAAAACTTATTTGAGAGTGAAAATTAAAGACATTAGTGCACTATATAAGGTTGGAGTTTTGTTTGATGCTAAGTTGGCGGAGTGTAGTAGTAAGTCACAAGTTATTTTTCAAGATCCAAGGCACAAGCTGCTAGGAATGAGGATCATACATAAAGATGAAATAAAAGAACCGGTTGGAGATTTTATTCAGTATGAAAAAGTTAGAATTACAAACCTTGTCCCAGATGGAGCAAAAGATATGGTGCAAAATTCATCATTTCCGCTGCAATATTTAATCGATAAGATAAATGGTATAAGTTTTAATAAAGGGTGCTATATAGGTCAGGAAGTTGTAAATCGAATGAGCAGACAAGAAAAATTCAGAAGGAAACTTTACCTTGTTGAGGGAAAAAATGCACTTCCAAATATTGGCACTAAAGTAATCAATGAACATAATGAAGAAGTAGGAGAACTACGCTCTAGTGTTGACAATATTGGACTTGTATTGCTTAATACTGGAAAAAGCCACGCAAATTTATATGTCGGTGGAGTTAGCATTAAGACGTTATAA
- the groL gene encoding chaperonin GroEL (60 kDa chaperone family; promotes refolding of misfolded polypeptides especially under stressful conditions; forms two stacked rings of heptamers to form a barrel-shaped 14mer; ends can be capped by GroES; misfolded proteins enter the barrel where they are refolded when GroES binds), with translation MANIVVSGEHLQEAFREVAAMVDSTVGATAGPRGNTIGISKPYGGPEVTKDGYKVMKGIKPEKPLHSAIVSTIAQSASQCNDKVGDGTTTCSILTSNMIMEASKSIAAGNDRICIKNGIQKAKDVILKEITSMSRTISLEKMDEVAQVAIISANGDKDIGNSIADAVKKVGKEGVITVEESKGSKELEVELTTGMQFDRGYLSPYFVTNNEKMSVELDDPYLLITEKKLNIIQPLLPILEAIFKSGKPLFIIAEDVEGEALSTLVINKLRGLKVAAVKAPGFGDRRKEMLEDIAALTGAKYVIKDELGIKMEDLTLEDLGTAKNVKITKDNTTIVSEDSDCDKQNRVNARINQIKSQIETSTSDYDKEKLRERLAKLSGGVAVLKVGGATEVEVKERRDRVEDALHATRAAIEEGIVPGGGVALLYAASALDKLKASSYEEQIGINIVKKVLSAPIKRLVKNAGLESAVIIDYLIKQNDKELIYNVEAMNYANASTAGVIDPAKVVRIAFETAVSVASALITTESMIVDLPNKEENASSPMGAGAMGGMGGF, from the coding sequence ATGGCTAACATAGTAGTATCAGGCGAACATTTGCAAGAAGCCTTTCGTGAAGTTGCAGCAATGGTTGACTCAACGGTGGGAGCAACTGCAGGGCCTAGGGGAAATACAATAGGAATTAGTAAGCCATATGGTGGACCAGAGGTCACAAAGGATGGCTATAAGGTAATGAAAGGTATAAAGCCTGAAAAACCATTACACTCTGCGATAGTAAGCACCATTGCTCAAAGTGCTTCTCAGTGTAATGACAAAGTTGGTGATGGTACCACAACATGCTCAATACTGACTAGCAATATGATAATGGAAGCTTCAAAGTCAATTGCAGCTGGAAATGATCGTATTTGTATCAAAAATGGAATACAGAAGGCAAAAGATGTGATATTAAAGGAAATTACATCAATGTCTCGCACAATTTCTTTAGAGAAAATGGATGAAGTTGCACAAGTTGCAATAATTTCTGCAAATGGTGATAAAGATATTGGTAATAGCATTGCTGATGCTGTTAAAAAAGTTGGAAAAGAAGGCGTCATCACTGTTGAAGAGAGTAAGGGTTCAAAAGAATTAGAAGTTGAACTTACAACTGGTATGCAGTTTGATCGTGGTTATCTCTCTCCATACTTTGTTACAAATAATGAAAAGATGAGCGTGGAGCTTGATGATCCATATTTGCTGATTACAGAAAAAAAACTTAATATTATTCAACCTTTACTTCCTATTCTTGAGGCTATTTTTAAGTCTGGTAAACCTTTGTTTATCATTGCAGAAGATGTTGAAGGTGAAGCATTAAGCACTTTAGTGATCAACAAATTACGTGGTCTAAAAGTTGCTGCAGTAAAAGCTCCAGGTTTTGGTGATAGGAGAAAGGAGATGCTCGAAGATATAGCAGCTTTAACAGGTGCTAAGTATGTCATAAAAGATGAGCTTGGAATCAAGATGGAAGATTTGACTCTTGAAGATCTTGGTACTGCTAAAAATGTTAAAATCACTAAAGACAATACCACAATTGTTAGTGAAGACAGCGACTGTGACAAACAAAACAGAGTAAATGCTAGAATTAACCAGATTAAATCTCAGATTGAAACTTCAACCTCTGATTATGACAAAGAAAAGCTAAGAGAGCGTTTAGCAAAATTATCAGGCGGTGTTGCTGTACTCAAAGTTGGTGGAGCAACTGAAGTAGAGGTAAAAGAACGTAGAGATAGAGTAGAAGATGCACTTCATGCAACAAGAGCTGCAATTGAAGAAGGGATAGTTCCAGGTGGAGGAGTTGCACTTCTTTACGCTGCATCTGCTCTTGATAAGCTAAAAGCTTCAAGCTATGAAGAGCAAATAGGTATCAACATTGTCAAAAAAGTTCTCAGTGCTCCAATCAAAAGATTGGTTAAAAATGCTGGTCTTGAATCTGCTGTTATAATTGACTATTTGATTAAGCAGAATGATAAAGAGCTTATATACAACGTTGAGGCTATGAACTACGCTAATGCATCAACAGCTGGTGTAATTGATCCTGCAAAAGTAGTTCGTATTGCTTTTGAAACGGCAGTGTCTGTAGCAAGCGCACTTATTACTACTGAATCTATGATAGTTGATCTACCAAATAAAGAAGAAAATGCTTCATCACCTATGGGTGCAGGAGCAATGGGCGGAATGGGTGGATTCTAA
- a CDS encoding co-chaperone GroES: MSSVNLNVLDDNVLIKPITEEKQGGIVLPSSAEKKPNKGEVIAIGSGSRNSSGERIALTVKTGDKVFYRQWAGTEVEHDNEKYVVMKESDLLAVIK, translated from the coding sequence ATGTCAAGTGTAAATTTGAATGTATTAGATGATAATGTGCTAATAAAGCCTATTACTGAAGAAAAACAAGGTGGAATTGTACTACCATCAAGTGCTGAAAAGAAGCCTAATAAAGGTGAAGTTATAGCAATTGGTAGTGGTTCACGCAACTCAAGCGGAGAGCGTATAGCTTTAACTGTAAAAACTGGTGATAAGGTTTTCTACAGGCAGTGGGCTGGCACAGAAGTAGAGCATGACAATGAAAAGTATGTCGTGATGAAGGAGTCAGACCTACTTGCTGTTATCAAGTAG
- a CDS encoding ankyrin repeat domain-containing protein — MLELKDFKRVLNHSDGSDLLEQLKKWLHTEDCGAYQKWKEEGFDINHRFIFYQLDQYNINELTLLQIAAEYSNEKVVEALLEAGADVNNQDRYGNTPLHRSVRSSLEVVKALLKAGADVNKQNRCGEIPLHRAVHGSLEVVKALLKAGADVNSQDIHGRTPLYKDKLFNKKAAQVLLEAGADPTLGDKNGKTTNDIAQQEANGGVIAGLAIGLGLYFGTSAALTVLPTIIGIALVAALLVGATICSITYDVLKPKSCVDTVYVCKGFDTIKQEANIAASMVV, encoded by the coding sequence ATGCTGGAGCTTAAAGATTTTAAACGTGTGTTAAATCACTCAGATGGAAGTGATTTACTTGAACAACTGAAAAAGTGGTTACACACAGAAGATTGTGGCGCATATCAAAAGTGGAAAGAGGAAGGATTTGACATAAATCACCGATTTATCTTCTACCAGTTAGATCAATATAATATTAATGAATTAACATTATTGCAGATAGCAGCTGAATATAGTAACGAAAAGGTAGTAGAAGCTCTATTAGAAGCAGGTGCTGATGTTAATAATCAAGATAGATATGGAAACACTCCTTTACATCGTTCTGTACGCAGCTCTTTAGAGGTAGTAAAAGCTTTATTAAAAGCAGGTGCTGATGTTAATAAGCAAAATAGATGTGGAGAAATTCCTTTACATCGTGCTGTACACGGCTCTTTAGAGGTAGTAAAAGCTCTATTAAAAGCAGGTGCTGATGTTAATAGTCAAGATATCCATGGAAGGACCCCTTTATATAAAGATAAGCTTTTCAACAAAAAAGCGGCACAAGTTCTATTAGAAGCAGGTGCTGATCCTACATTAGGAGATAAGAATGGCAAAACTACAAACGATATTGCACAACAAGAAGCTAATGGTGGTGTTATAGCTGGATTAGCAATTGGGTTAGGATTGTATTTTGGTACTAGCGCTGCATTAACGGTATTGCCGACTATAATTGGTATAGCTTTAGTCGCTGCATTATTAGTTGGAGCTACGATTTGTTCTATTACATATGATGTTTTAAAGCCTAAGAGTTGTGTAGATACCGTTTACGTTTGTAAAGGGTTTGACACTATAAAACAAGAAGCTAATATAGCGGCAAGTATGGTAGTGTAG